The Papaver somniferum cultivar HN1 chromosome 3, ASM357369v1, whole genome shotgun sequence genome includes a region encoding these proteins:
- the LOC113360052 gene encoding uncharacterized protein LOC113360052, whose translation MGLTPIGKLIEASFWHSLWFPEDVLQCKISRTKQKKKNSFRWKAPSFGNLKFNVDATWISESLPSTYAFISRNGTRDCEGGKVGLPAGLDPQEAEAIGVWQTKVWAKEKQIKNFGIEGDCESLFNYINGQNADVSLTTKAYIQEAHILAHLCNNCLGFVFVPRLGNQVADNIAEFAKNVNNCFKWDKIPPISSRKQFLVDNSNIESSSNLMLDGSTSFVTSTLSES comes from the exons ATGGGTCTCACGCCCATAGGAAAACTTATAGAGGCTTCTTTCTGGCACTCGTTGTGGTTTCCTGAGGATGTCCTCCAAT GCAAGATCTCTAGAACTAAGCAGAAAAAGAAGAACAGTTTTAGATGGAAAGCACCAAGCTTCGGAAACCTGAAATTTAATGTTGATGCTACTTGGATTTCTGAATCTTTACCATCTACTTATGCGTTTATTTCGAGAAATGGAACAAGAGATTGTGAAGGAGGAAAGGTAGGACTTCCAGCAGGTCTTGACCCACAAGAAGCAGAAGCTATAGGAGTCTGGCAAACGAAAGTTTGGGCCAAAGAGAAGCAGATAAAGAACTTCGGTATTGAGGGTGATTGCGAAAGTCTTTTTAACTACATCAACGGTCAGAATGCAGATGTATCTTTGACAACTAAAGCTTATATACAAGAAGCTCATATATTAGCTCATCTTTGCAACAACTGTTTGGGTTTTGTCTTTGTTCCTAGACTAGGAAATCAAGTGGCAGATAACATAGCCGAATTTGCTAAAAATGTAAACAACTGTTTCAAATGGGATAAAATCCCACCTATTAGTAGTAGAAAACAATTCTTAGTAGATAATTCTAATATTGAGAGCTCCTCAAATCTCATGTTGGATGGCTCTACTTCTTTTGTAACCTCGACTCTTTCAGAGTCCTAG